The Symphalangus syndactylus isolate Jambi chromosome 11, NHGRI_mSymSyn1-v2.1_pri, whole genome shotgun sequence genome contains a region encoding:
- the MACIR gene encoding macrophage immunometabolism regulator isoform X1, translating into MEVDINGESRSTLTTLPFPGAEANSPGKAEAEKPRCSSTPCSPMRRTVSGYQILHMDSNYLVGFTTGEELLKLAQKCTGGEESKAEAMPSLRSKQLDAGLARSSRLYKTRSRYYQPYEIPAVNGRRRRRMPSSGDKCTKSLPYEPYKALHGPLPLCLLKGKRAHSKSLDYLNLDKMIKEPADTEVLQYQLQHLTLRGDRVFARNNT; encoded by the coding sequence ATGGAAGTCGATATTAATGGAGAGTCTAGAAGTACCCTGACCACCCTGCCCTTCCCGGGGGCTGAGGCCAACTCCCCGggaaaggcagaggcagagaagccCCGCTGCTCCAGCACACCCTGCTCCCCGATGCGGAGGACCGTGTCAGGCTACCAGATCCTACACATGGACTCTAACTATTTGGTTGGCTTCACAACTGGCGAGGAACTCCTGAAGTTAGCTCAGAAGTGCACAGGAGGTGAAGAGAGCAAGGCAGAAGCCATGCCATCCTTACGCTCCAAACAGCTAGATGCAGGACTTGCCCGTTCCTCTCGTTTGTATAAAACCAGAAGTAGGTACTACCAGCCATACGAGATTCCAGCTGTCAATGGCAGGAGGCGAAGGCGGATGCCCAGCTCAGGAGACAAGTGCACTAAATCTTTACCTTATGAACCTTATAAGGCCCTCCATGGGCCTCTGCCTCTTTGTCTTCTTAAAGGTAAGAGGGCTCACTCCAAATCTCTGGACTACCTCAATCTAGATAAAATGATCAAGGAGCCAGCTGACACAGAAGTGCTACAGTACCAGCTTCAACACCTAACCCTCCGAGGGGACCGTGTGTTTGCTAGAAATAATACATGA